ACACCTGCCAGCAGCGCCAGTGTCATCGCGCCGGCGAGCTGGCGGCGCCAGTTCATGCGCAGCGCCGGCAGGGAATTGAGCAGGCTCATGCCGACGATCGCGGTGCAGACCAGCACTGCAACACGCAGGATGAAGATCAGGAGCTCGGGCGACCAGATGCCGCCGCCCTCGAACACCGCTGCGAGCTGCCCGGCGATGGTTTCCGGCAGTCGGCCCAGCGCGGAATACGCCCAGTTGGTCTCGAACGCAGACTGGATCACGGTGAACAGGCTCGCGATCAGCGCAAAACCGGTTGCATAGCCTGTCTGCCGCAAGGTGCCGAACAAACCCGAGACCATGCCCGCCCGCTCGGGCGGCGCATGGGCCAGGAGCAATGCGTTGTTGGGTGAGAAAAACAACCCGGTGCCGATACCGATCACGATCAGCGGCAGGAGCACCGCGCTGAAACCGGACTGTGCGCTGATCCCGAGCAGCAGGAGGTAGCCGGTGCCGCGTACCAGGGCGCCGGTACTGCTCATCAGTTCCGGACGAAAGCGATCGGAGGCCCAGCCAGCCACCGGACTCATGAACGTGGTGAAGAACGCCGAGATCGCCATCAGCATGCCCACCTCCCAGGCGCGCATCTCGAGTGCGTTGATGAGTACGATGGGCAGTACGAACAGCGTCAACGGCAGGCTCGCGAACATCGCGGTAAACGCCACTGCAGCGCGGGTAAACTCGGGGTTCGCAGTGAACAGCCTGAAGTCGATCAGGGGTTCGGCCTCGCGCCGCTCGTGCCGCAGGAACGCCACTGCAAAGGCGAACCCCGCGATGAACACCAGCCACGACCAAGGATCGAGGTGGTTGTCCTCCACGGGCAGTTGCGTGCAACCGAAAAGAATGCCGAACAGGGCGAGCGTGAGATAGCCCGCCCCGGCGAGATCGAAGCGCCGGCTCGCGCCCGGCAGGGCCATCGTACGGTGCGCGCCGAACGACGCGAGCGCCAGCACGATGATCAGCAGCGCGAGCGGGATGCGACTGGCGAACGTCGCGCGCCAGTCGTAGGCGTCGAGCAGCCAGCCGGCGAAGATCGGCCCGAGAATGAAGCCGAGCGCATTGGCTGCCTGCAGCCAGCCGAGCGCGCGCCCGCGTCGCTCGGGCCCGTAGATGCGCGTGGCGATCGTGAAGGTGGCCGGCAGGAACAGTGCCATGCCGAACCCCTGGATCAGCCGCAGGCCGATCAGCACCGCGACGTCCGGGGCAAACGTGCAGGCGATCATCGCGAGCGAATACACCACCGTGCCGAACTGGAATAACCGCGCGTGACCGAAGGCGTCGCCGAGCCGCGCCGCGAGCAGCATCGGGCCGGTGGCCGTCACCAGGTAACCGAGCGCCACCCAGACGATCTCGTTGGTGCTCGAGTCCAGGTCATCGATCATGTCGGGGAAAGCGAGCGGCATGAAGCTCGAATCGAGGCTCGCCATGGCGGTAGCCAGCAGCAGCACGCTCATGATCGAGAGCACGCGCAGGCCCGACAGAGCTGCCTGCCCGCCGCCGTTCTCGCCTGCGCTCACGGCAGCCTGGCCTTCATAGCGGCTTGACGGCGCCGAGAAACGCCGCCACCGCCACCAGCCCCCACATCACCAGTGCCGCAGCCGCGGCCTTGCGTCGTCGCACCTTCAGCAACACCTCGCCACCGGCAACATCGCCCGCGGCGAAACGCGCCATCGCCAGGCGCCATTGGCCGCTGTAGACGCGCAGCACCATGCCGTCCACCACGATCGCCGCCATCACCAGGAATTTGAGGACCAGCCAGCGTGGAGTCTCGCCGCTCGCGCCACCACCCCACTCGCGCCAGGCGAGCGCGGTGAACGCGGCGAGCAGGAGTATCCGCAACCCGAGATCGAGCGAAAGCAGCCGCGCCACCGGCACCCGGCTGTGGCCGAAGTGGATGACCAGTGCCAGGCCGATCCAGGCCGCCGCAAGCAGCCACAAAGCCGGCAGCCATGCAGCGGGCAACGGCGCGCCCCAGGCGAGCGCCATCTGGAAACCGACCGGCAGCATGCCGATCAACGCGATGCGCGGCGCGAGATCGATGTCCATCAGCAGGCTGCGCACCCGGTTGCGCTCGGGCACGGGCAGGCCACGCCGCGACATCACGCCGCCGGCGAGAAAAACACCGAGGTCCGCGCCGAGCCAGTAGGCAAACAGCACCACGTGTGCGAAGCGCAGCCAGTCATAAGAGTCGAACACGAGCCGTCACGAACCGGCGCTCCCCCGCGCCGCCTTCCGCCACTTAAACCTATTGTCATGATGATAATACCAATCGCTACCCGCCTCATGCCGGCGCCAGCGGGGACGAAACGCCGGCCGGCAACTGCGCAGCGTGCGCCGACGCGGGTTACAGAATGCTCCGCGCGCAACCGCACGTCCGGGTGCAGGCAACGCCCGTCGTCACGCGACGGCGCCGGTTCATTTCGTGATCGCCGTCACAAAAGCGGGCCGTGGGGATACCTGGGGCCTGCATCAGAATATTTCTTCGTTAGTCATATAACTCGTTTATTTAAATAATGTTTTTATTACCACTCCAGCCCAATCAATAACCGGCCGGGCGCCGCGGCCAGGGCCCCAGCAGCCCCCCCGGCGGGGGACCTGGCGTGAACTACTTCAAAGATTGAGCCGCTGCGGCTGCCTACTCTGCGCCCCGACCCAAGGCCACCAGGCAAGGCACGGCAGGCATGACATTCCGCCATCGACAGCGCGGCTTCACGCTCGGCGAGACCATGACCACCCTCGCAGTGGTCGGCATCGGCCTGTCGCTCGCCGTGCCCGGCACCCAGGCGCTGGTCGAGAGCAATCGCCAGGCGACCGCGGTCAACGAACTCGTCGCGACCATGCATCTCGCCCGCAGCGAAGCGCTGACCCGCAACCGGCCGGTGTTCGTCTGCGCGAGCGCCGATGGCGAGCACTGCGGCAACGAACACTGGGAGCGCGGCTGGATCGCATTCCTGGACGAGAACCACGACGGCACGCGCGACCCCGGCGACCTGCTGCTCGACGCCGTAGGCGCGCTGCCGGGACAGGAGCTGAGCTCCAGCGAATTCCCGCGCGCCTTCAGCTACCGCCCCAACGGACGCGCCATGGGCGCAACCCCGCAACAGCTGAGCGGCGAATTCGCATTCTGTGAACCCGGCGCAGACGCCGCTGCGCGCGTGGTGATCGTGCGGCCGAACGGGCTGCCGGCGCTCGCCGAAAAACGACGTGACGGATCCCTCGCACCGTGCAGGACCTCCGGAGCATGAACGCGCTTAGCACCACTTCGCTCGGGCGTCAGCAGGGCTTCAACCTGCTGGAACTCCTGGTGACGATCACCATCGCCGCCGTGGTGCTCGGCATCGGCGTGCCGAACTTCAGGGCATTCCTCGCCGGCAACCGCATGGCAGCCTCCGCCAACGACCTGGTGACCTCCATCCACGTCGCCCGGACCGAGGCAGTGAAACGCCGCGGCACGGTCACGATCTGCGGCAGCAGCACCTGGGACAGCGCGAACCCCGACTGCGATCTCGGCGGCGGCACCGGCTGGATCGTCTTCTTCGATGCCAACGGCAATGTCGGCGTGGACGCGGGGGACGCGGTGGTGCTCACCCACGCGCCGCTGCCCGACGGCGTCAGCTTCGGCATCGATCCGGGCGCCACGAACTACATGCAGTACGGCGGCAACGGCTTCCCGCAGACGGCGGGGGTCGGGCTGCCGTTCAGCAATATCCAGCTCTGCGACGATCGTGGCGACGCGAGCACCGGCACTGACGTCGACGGCGCCGAGATCGCTGCCGGCCGCTGGATCGCCGTCGGCGTAACCGGCCGCCCGCAGGTCTACCGCACCCGTGCCGAAGTGCAGGGCAACCCCGTCGGCGGCTGTTGAGGACTGATGGTGATGAATACCCGTGAACATGCGCTGACCCGCCGCACCGGCTCCCGTCGCCAGCGCGGCTTCACCCTGGTCGAGGTGCTGGTCGCCATGGTGGTGATCTCCGTCGGCATGCTGGGGATCGCCGCACTGTACGTCGAGGGGCTGCGCGCCGGACGCACCTCGATCTATCGCATGACGGCGATCGGGCTTGCCGCCGACATGGCCGACCGGATCCGCGCCAATCCGACTGCCGGGGCGGCCTACGCCGGCGCCGGCGCAGCCAATGACTGCCGCGACGATGCCGCGAATCTCGCACCCGCGCAGCTTGCCGCCGACGACCTGTTCTGCTGGCAGCAGGCGGTCCAGGCGCGGCTGCCGGCCGGCAACGCCAACATCGGCGTGGTCCCGGGCGCAGGCAGCAACGCCTACACGATCGCGATCCTCTGGACCGAGCCGGCCGTGCCCCTGCCGCTCGACTACACCCTGACGGTGCAGCTATGAGCAAGGTGACCGCCGGCATGGCTTCACGGCAGGGCGCATCAGGCGCACCCGGTCGCGAAACCGGACTGACCCTGATCGAGATGCTGGTCACGATGGTGATCGGCGCCTTCCTGATGATCGGCGTCATCTCGATCTTCGCGCAGTCGCGCACCACCTTCCGCACCAACGACGCGGTCGAGCGCATGCAGGAAGCCGTGCGCTTCGCGCTGAACACCATGCAGCCGGACATCCGCCTGGCCGGCAACTGGGGCCTGCACAGCGATCCCACCTTCGTCACCGCACCGAACGGCGCCACGGCGACCTGCGAGGACGGCACGGACGTCACCAACTGGGCGCTCGACCCGCAGCTTGGCGTGGAAGCCTCCAACGGCGTCAACACCCTGCCCTGCCCGGTGTTCGCCAATGCATTCCAGCCCGGCAGCGACGTGCTGGTGGTCCGTCATGCGAGCGGGCAGCCGCAGGCTGCGGCGAACACCGTAATCCAGCTGCAGAGCAATCGCATGGGCTCGACCGTATTCGATACCGGCGCCGTGCCCTTCGCCTGCCCGGCCGCGACACCCGCCTGCACCTTCGACTGGCAGACGCAGGCCTACTACGTTTCGTCGCAATCCTCGCTCGGGCCGAACGTGCCCTCGCTGCGCCGGCAGGTGCTCGTCCCCGGTGGTGTGCTCCAGGACCAGGAGCTGATTCCGGGCGTGGAAGACTTCCAGGTGCTGCTCGGGCTCGACGCCGACGGCGACGACGACGTCGAGCGCTTCGTGCACGCCAACGACGGCGCACTCGCCATCCTCGACCCGGCCAATCCCGCCTTCGTCGATGGCGCGCAGATCGTCGCCGTGCGCCTGTGGCTGATGTTCCGCGCGGAACACCCCGAGCAGGGGTTCGTCGACGGCAACGTCTACAACTACGCGGACATGGCCAATGTCACGCCGAACGACAACTTCCGCCGGGTGCTCGTCAACCGCACCGTGCTGCTGAGAAATGCCCGGGGCTAATGCCATGAACAGACCACAGTCGAACCGCAACAGACAACGCGGCGCCACCCTGATCATCGGGCTCGTGCTGCTGCTGGTGCTCTCCGTGCTCGCGATCTCCACCATGAGCGGCGCAACCTTCGGCCTCGCCATGGTCGGCAACGCGCAGTACTCGGAGAACGCCTTCCAGATGGCCGAGACCGGCGTGGAGCTGTCGCTCGCCGCCGGCGGTTTCACCAGCGCACCGGGCGGCACGGCCATCGCCGCGACCAACGTCAGCGATCCCAACGGGGACTTCATCGGCAGCTACCAGGCCGGGACGACGTACCAGGAATCCACCCCGCCGCTGCGCGGCGGCTACAGCATCGGCAGCGGCAGCGCCACCTTCGACGCCTGCCACTTCCAGACCGTCGCGACCGGCACTTCCAGCCGCAACGCCACGTCCACGAATACCCAGGAGTTCTACGTGATCTGCCCCGGTGGGTCCTAGATCGCGTAAGGCAGCAAGGAGTCACGCCATGAAGAACCGCATTCGCCTCGCCCTGGTGGCCGCCGCGACCGTCGCGAGCGCCGCCGCCTTCGCCGACGCGACGAATCTCGAGGACGCCTACGAGGCTGCCGCCGGCGACGTCCGGCTGCCGTCGAACCCGCGGGGCCAGCTCGTGATCCGTGAATGCAGCAGCTGCAAGCCCATCGTACTGCGCGTCGACGCCGGCACCCGCTACCTGCTCGCGCCATCGCGCGAGCCGGTCGCAGTCGAGCAACTGCGCACAGCGATCGAAGCAGCCGACGACGACGACCGCCTGCTCACCGTGTTCTACAGCCTGAAAACCGGCTTCGTGACCCGCGTCGTACTGAGCCCCGCCGGCTGAGCCAGCCGACTCAACGAGGTTTCGATCCATGAATACTCTTGCCAGCCGTTTCGCTTCCGTGTTGCTCGGTTCGCTCGCCGCCCTGGCCGCGGTACCGCCAGCCGCCGCGGACGACACCGAGATTTTCGTCGCCACGTCCAACCCGCTGCTCACCGGGGCGCAACCGAACATCCTGTTCATCTATGACAACTCCGGCAGCATGGACAGCAAGGTGCTCACCCAGCAGAACTGGGACCCGGACGTCACGTTCACGGGCTGCTACCAGGCCAATGCCCTGTATTTCTCCACCACGGGCACCACTCCCGCGTGCGGCAGCAGCAGCTATGTCAATGCGAGCGCCAACAACTGCGCAGCCTCGGTGACGCCGTTGCGCACCATCGGTGCCTTCTCCGACCGCATGCTGGCCTGGCGTGACCGGAACTTCGGCACGGATGCCTGGGAAGCCCTGAACAGCAGCGCCAGGAGTCGCCCCCTGGAGTGCCAGGACGATCGCGGCGTGCATGGCGGGAATTCCGGAGGTGCCAGCGACGTCTACGCGGCCAACGGTGCGACCGGCCCCTGGGACCCGAATTCGAACAACGAGCCGAACTTCAACACCGACTACACCATCTGGAGCGGCAACTGGCTCAACTGGAGCACGAGCGGCGGCATGGTGGAAAAGACCCGCATGGAAATCGTGCATGAGGTGACCATCAACCTGCTCGACAGCCTGAACAGCGTCAATGTCGGGCTGATGCATTTCAACTACGAGCAGGGCGGCACGGTGGCCCATGCCATCGAGGACATCGCCACGTCGCGTACCAGCATGAAGACTGCGGTGAACGCGCTGGCTCCCGAGACCTGGACGCCGCTCTCCGAGGTGATGTACGAGGCGGCCAACTACTACATGGGCCGCAACGTCGACTACGGCAACGTCGGCCCCGTGCGGAGCGTCGGGCCCTCGCGCACCAGTGGCACGGTCTGGGGCACCACCTACAAGCGGCCGGCGACCCTCGCCTGCCAGAAGAACTACATCGTGTACCTGACCGACGGCCAGCCCACCCGCGACCTCGGCGCCACCGGCAAGATCAAGGCGCTGCCCGACTTTGCCGCCAACGTCACCGACCCGACCTGCAGCGGCGCTGCGGGCAGCGATGGCGAGTGCCTGCCGGACCTGGCCGAATACCTGTACCGGCACGATCTCGACGGCTCGCTCGCCGGGCTGCAGAACGTGACCACCTACACGGTCGGATTCGGCGTGGACCTGCTGATCGGCGACACCAAGTTCCTCGAGAAAACCGCGGAACTCGGCGGCGGCAAGTACTTTCCGGCCACCGACACCTCCACGCTGCAGGCGGCGCTGACCTCCATCGTACTCGACATCCTCGACGACGCGAGCACGTACTCGACGCCGACCGCGCCGGTAAACGCCTTCAACCGCACGGAGAACCTCTCCGAGGTCTTCGTCTCGGTGTTCGCGCCCTCCATCAACCGGCACTGGCCGGGCAATCTCAAGAAGTACCGCTTCTCGGGCGGCCAGCTCGTGGACCAGGACAACGTGGCGGCCGTAGACCCGGCCACGGGATTCTTCAAGACCACGTCGCGCAGCTTCTGGTCCGATGAAGTCGACGGCGACCGCGTGCCCAAGGGCGGCGCGGCCAACGAGTTGCCCGTGCACACGGCGCGGACTCTCTACACCGACGTCAGCGGCGGCGACCTCACCGCCGCCGACAACGCCGTCACCACCGTCAACAGCAACCTTACGGCAGCGCTCATTGGCGCGCCGCCGGCCGACCGCGACGCAGTGATCAACTGGGCACGCGGCCTGGACCTCACCGACGACGACGACGACGGCGACAGCACCGACATCCGCCACGTCATGGGCGACCCGCTGCACGTGCCGCCGGCCGTGGTGATCTACGGCGGCACCGAGGCCGCACCGGACGCCACCGTGTACGTCGCCACCAACGACGGTTACGTACATGCGTTCAACCCGGACGACGGCTCCGAACTCTGGTCCTACGTGCCGTCCGAGATGCTCGACCGGCTCTATGGCCTGTACCTGAACGAGACTACGACCAGCCGCTCCTACGGGCTCGACGGCGAGCTCCGCGTGTACATCGACAACAACGACTACCTGCCCGGGGTCGATGTCGCCGGCGGCGAGCGTGTAATCCTGTACTTCGGCATGCGCCGCGGCGGCGACACGGTCTATGCCCTCGAGGTCACCGACCGCAGCAAGCCCAAGCTGCTGTGGAAGGTGAACAGCGCGGACACCGGCTTCGAGAACCTCGGCCAGACCTGGTCCACTCCGTCGATCGTCAAGGTCGACATCGGCGGCACGGAAAGGAAGGTCGCGATCTTCGGCGGCGGCTACGACGATGGCCAGGATCTGGTCGGCTACCGCACCGACGCGCGCGGCAACGCCATCTACATGGTGGACGCCTTCACCGGGGAGCTCCTCTGGAGCGCCGGCAACGGCAGCAACCACGACCTCAACCTCGCCGCCATGGAGCACTCCATCCCGGCCGCCATCAAGGTCATCGACCTCGACCTCGACGGCCACGCCGACCGCATGTACGCCGCCGACATGGGCGGACGCGTGTGGCGCTTCGACATCTTCAACG
This genomic interval from Gammaproteobacteria bacterium contains the following:
- a CDS encoding GspH/FimT family pseudopilin — its product is MTFRHRQRGFTLGETMTTLAVVGIGLSLAVPGTQALVESNRQATAVNELVATMHLARSEALTRNRPVFVCASADGEHCGNEHWERGWIAFLDENHDGTRDPGDLLLDAVGALPGQELSSSEFPRAFSYRPNGRAMGATPQQLSGEFAFCEPGADAAARVVIVRPNGLPALAEKRRDGSLAPCRTSGA
- a CDS encoding PilX N-terminal domain-containing pilus assembly protein, whose product is MNRPQSNRNRQRGATLIIGLVLLLVLSVLAISTMSGATFGLAMVGNAQYSENAFQMAETGVELSLAAGGFTSAPGGTAIAATNVSDPNGDFIGSYQAGTTYQESTPPLRGGYSIGSGSATFDACHFQTVATGTSSRNATSTNTQEFYVICPGGS
- a CDS encoding PilW family protein, giving the protein MSKVTAGMASRQGASGAPGRETGLTLIEMLVTMVIGAFLMIGVISIFAQSRTTFRTNDAVERMQEAVRFALNTMQPDIRLAGNWGLHSDPTFVTAPNGATATCEDGTDVTNWALDPQLGVEASNGVNTLPCPVFANAFQPGSDVLVVRHASGQPQAAANTVIQLQSNRMGSTVFDTGAVPFACPAATPACTFDWQTQAYYVSSQSSLGPNVPSLRRQVLVPGGVLQDQELIPGVEDFQVLLGLDADGDDDVERFVHANDGALAILDPANPAFVDGAQIVAVRLWLMFRAEHPEQGFVDGNVYNYADMANVTPNDNFRRVLVNRTVLLRNARG
- a CDS encoding GspH/FimT family pseudopilin, encoding MNALSTTSLGRQQGFNLLELLVTITIAAVVLGIGVPNFRAFLAGNRMAASANDLVTSIHVARTEAVKRRGTVTICGSSTWDSANPDCDLGGGTGWIVFFDANGNVGVDAGDAVVLTHAPLPDGVSFGIDPGATNYMQYGGNGFPQTAGVGLPFSNIQLCDDRGDASTGTDVDGAEIAAGRWIAVGVTGRPQVYRTRAEVQGNPVGGC
- the pilV gene encoding type IV pilus modification protein PilV; protein product: MNTREHALTRRTGSRRQRGFTLVEVLVAMVVISVGMLGIAALYVEGLRAGRTSIYRMTAIGLAADMADRIRANPTAGAAYAGAGAANDCRDDAANLAPAQLAADDLFCWQQAVQARLPAGNANIGVVPGAGSNAYTIAILWTEPAVPLPLDYTLTVQL
- a CDS encoding MFS transporter; the encoded protein is MSAGENGGGQAALSGLRVLSIMSVLLLATAMASLDSSFMPLAFPDMIDDLDSSTNEIVWVALGYLVTATGPMLLAARLGDAFGHARLFQFGTVVYSLAMIACTFAPDVAVLIGLRLIQGFGMALFLPATFTIATRIYGPERRGRALGWLQAANALGFILGPIFAGWLLDAYDWRATFASRIPLALLIIVLALASFGAHRTMALPGASRRFDLAGAGYLTLALFGILFGCTQLPVEDNHLDPWSWLVFIAGFAFAVAFLRHERREAEPLIDFRLFTANPEFTRAAVAFTAMFASLPLTLFVLPIVLINALEMRAWEVGMLMAISAFFTTFMSPVAGWASDRFRPELMSSTGALVRGTGYLLLLGISAQSGFSAVLLPLIVIGIGTGLFFSPNNALLLAHAPPERAGMVSGLFGTLRQTGYATGFALIASLFTVIQSAFETNWAYSALGRLPETIAGQLAAVFEGGGIWSPELLIFILRVAVLVCTAIVGMSLLNSLPALRMNWRRQLAGAMTLALLAGVGSYALAVIVPGALAVTAADRAVAAEQAPPAVAAFGQAQRAGPGAAAVAASSEAVTTAYAQYCAACHGPDRRGLPGLGVSLRDSALVRGGDAGRLVEFLRAGRAADAPASRTGRAMPAFGWLPEETLGRIVAEISGAETENDK
- a CDS encoding PilC/PilY family type IV pilus protein, translating into MNTLASRFASVLLGSLAALAAVPPAAADDTEIFVATSNPLLTGAQPNILFIYDNSGSMDSKVLTQQNWDPDVTFTGCYQANALYFSTTGTTPACGSSSYVNASANNCAASVTPLRTIGAFSDRMLAWRDRNFGTDAWEALNSSARSRPLECQDDRGVHGGNSGGASDVYAANGATGPWDPNSNNEPNFNTDYTIWSGNWLNWSTSGGMVEKTRMEIVHEVTINLLDSLNSVNVGLMHFNYEQGGTVAHAIEDIATSRTSMKTAVNALAPETWTPLSEVMYEAANYYMGRNVDYGNVGPVRSVGPSRTSGTVWGTTYKRPATLACQKNYIVYLTDGQPTRDLGATGKIKALPDFAANVTDPTCSGAAGSDGECLPDLAEYLYRHDLDGSLAGLQNVTTYTVGFGVDLLIGDTKFLEKTAELGGGKYFPATDTSTLQAALTSIVLDILDDASTYSTPTAPVNAFNRTENLSEVFVSVFAPSINRHWPGNLKKYRFSGGQLVDQDNVAAVDPATGFFKTTSRSFWSDEVDGDRVPKGGAANELPVHTARTLYTDVSGGDLTAADNAVTTVNSNLTAALIGAPPADRDAVINWARGLDLTDDDDDGDSTDIRHVMGDPLHVPPAVVIYGGTEAAPDATVYVATNDGYVHAFNPDDGSELWSYVPSEMLDRLYGLYLNETTTSRSYGLDGELRVYIDNNDYLPGVDVAGGERVILYFGMRRGGDTVYALEVTDRSKPKLLWKVNSADTGFENLGQTWSTPSIVKVDIGGTERKVAIFGGGYDDGQDLVGYRTDARGNAIYMVDAFTGELLWSAGNGSNHDLNLAAMEHSIPAAIKVIDLDLDGHADRMYAADMGGRVWRFDIFNGETGADLVQGGVLASLGAADLGPTPPVADVRRFYATPDVAQVVSHKRVFLSVSLGSGHREHPLDTGTNEEFYSLRDYNVFKQLTNDQYGAPITRSDLTDITSDTSPELPYDSLGWRLTLDQSPGEKVGSESITFQNSVFFTSFSPGGSGDACVAAGGLNRLYHISVLDGAPRTNQDGSTEPQPEDRYYTLAQGGFAPEPVIFFFNDDGGGSGNGGGPETPICVAGECPPVQLTNPPVRTRWNQDGAE